A single Phreatobacter oligotrophus DNA region contains:
- a CDS encoding response regulator transcription factor — protein sequence MTDQTAVRDTLTFSVRHPFPIVAETIEALVRAALPGALATDPGKAGLVIAALSDLDGLDLSPDARVAVLIDHADRRPVQEARSRGAVGALPLDLPADHLRAALAAVAAGRAWWPVITSADPEGDLSSSRKLDALSGQQFKVLDLMSRGRLNKQIAYDLGISEGTVKSHVSSILRKLGVERRTQAIATFITAHEAGTRVPVRASNGAGHLSQATHAAR from the coding sequence ATGACTGACCAGACCGCCGTCCGCGACACCCTCACCTTCTCCGTCCGCCACCCGTTCCCGATCGTCGCCGAGACGATCGAGGCGCTGGTCCGCGCCGCCCTTCCGGGTGCGCTCGCCACCGACCCCGGCAAGGCCGGGCTCGTCATCGCCGCGCTGTCCGATCTCGACGGCCTCGACCTGTCGCCGGACGCCCGCGTCGCCGTGCTGATCGACCATGCCGACCGCCGCCCGGTGCAGGAGGCCCGCAGCCGCGGCGCCGTGGGCGCCCTGCCGCTGGATCTGCCGGCCGATCACCTGCGCGCTGCGCTGGCTGCGGTCGCCGCCGGCCGCGCCTGGTGGCCGGTCATCACCTCGGCCGATCCGGAGGGTGACCTGTCCTCGTCGCGCAAGCTGGACGCCCTGTCCGGCCAGCAGTTCAAGGTTCTGGACCTGATGAGCCGCGGCCGCCTCAACAAGCAGATCGCCTATGACCTCGGCATCTCCGAGGGCACGGTGAAGTCGCACGTCTCGTCGATCCTCAGGAAGCTCGGCGTCGAGCGCCGCACCCAGGCGATCGCCACCTTCATCACCGCCCATGAAGCCGGCACGCGCGTGCCGGTCCGTGCCTCGAACGGCGCCGGCCACCTGTCGCAGGCGACCCACGCGGCGCGCTGA
- a CDS encoding helix-turn-helix domain-containing protein, with the protein MSRKVFVGPSLRRLREETRLTQTAFAQRLGLSVSYLNQIENNQRPVTAGVLVALGQTFGVDLATFATDDTDRLVTDLREASADPLLADTAPSLQELKRVASDSPAFARAFLRLHQTARRFGERLQAAGDTPILPPSGEETAGALLPYEEVRDYFHYVDNYVDDLDRAAEDLAERLGLAAASDRLQVLAGYLAARHGLNVDANANLGDDVLERYESGPNVIALDGALDSSTRAFLLANRIARLEQADTLATIVSGAGFRSRAAGDIARVALANYFAGALLLPYRRFLAAAKDTRHDLDRLGRIFGASLEQVCHRLSTLQRPGQRGIPFYFVKVDRAGNVIKRHSATRFQFARFGGACPLWNVHEAFEQAGRTFVQVAEMPDGIRYLSLARAVTKGSAHWRAPVRRYAFGLGCEISYAGEIVYSEGIDLKADANVAKIGVSCRICERANCHQRAVPPIDREIRVPGDRRKVVPFDLS; encoded by the coding sequence ATGTCACGCAAGGTCTTCGTCGGGCCCTCGCTGCGCCGTCTGCGCGAGGAAACGCGGCTGACCCAGACCGCCTTCGCCCAGCGCCTCGGGCTGTCCGTCTCCTATCTGAACCAGATCGAGAACAACCAGCGCCCGGTCACCGCGGGCGTGCTCGTGGCGCTCGGCCAGACCTTCGGCGTCGATCTCGCGACCTTTGCCACCGACGATACGGATCGCCTTGTCACCGACCTGCGCGAGGCCTCCGCCGATCCGCTCCTCGCCGATACGGCGCCGAGCCTGCAGGAGCTGAAGCGCGTGGCCTCCGACAGCCCTGCCTTTGCACGGGCTTTCCTGCGCCTGCACCAGACCGCGCGCCGCTTCGGCGAGCGATTGCAGGCGGCCGGCGACACACCGATCCTGCCGCCCTCGGGCGAGGAAACCGCCGGCGCGCTGCTGCCCTACGAGGAGGTGCGCGACTATTTCCACTACGTCGACAATTACGTCGACGACCTCGACCGGGCCGCCGAGGACCTCGCCGAGCGCCTGGGTCTCGCCGCCGCCAGCGACCGCCTGCAGGTGCTCGCCGGCTATCTCGCCGCCCGCCACGGGCTCAACGTCGATGCCAACGCCAATCTCGGCGACGATGTTCTTGAGCGCTACGAGTCGGGCCCGAACGTCATCGCTCTCGACGGTGCGCTGGATTCCTCCACCCGCGCCTTCCTCCTCGCCAACCGCATCGCCCGCCTCGAACAGGCCGACACGCTGGCCACCATCGTGTCCGGCGCCGGCTTCCGCTCGCGGGCGGCGGGCGACATCGCCCGCGTGGCCCTGGCCAACTATTTCGCTGGCGCGCTGCTGCTGCCCTATCGCCGCTTCCTCGCCGCCGCCAAGGACACCCGCCACGACCTCGACCGCCTCGGCCGCATCTTCGGGGCGAGCCTCGAGCAGGTCTGCCACCGCCTGTCGACGCTCCAGCGTCCGGGCCAGCGCGGCATCCCCTTCTACTTCGTCAAGGTCGACCGCGCCGGCAACGTCATCAAGCGCCACTCGGCGACACGCTTCCAGTTTGCCCGCTTTGGCGGTGCCTGCCCGCTCTGGAACGTCCACGAGGCCTTCGAGCAGGCTGGCCGCACCTTCGTCCAGGTGGCCGAGATGCCCGACGGCATCCGCTACCTCTCGCTCGCCCGCGCCGTTACCAAGGGCTCGGCGCACTGGCGCGCGCCGGTTCGCCGCTATGCCTTTGGCCTGGGGTGCGAGATCTCCTATGCCGGCGAGATCGTCTATTCCGAGGGCATCGACCTCAAGGCTGATGCCAACGTGGCGAAGATCGGCGTGTCCTGCCGCATCTGCGAGCGCGCCAATTGCCACCAGCGCGCCGTGCCGCCCATCGATCGGGAGATCCGGGTGCCGGGCGATCGCCGCAAGGTGGTGCCGTTCGATCTGAGCTGA
- the glpD gene encoding glycerol-3-phosphate dehydrogenase: protein MTEREFDLFVVGGGINGAGIARDAAGRGASVMLVEQDDLASATSSWSTKLIHGGLRYLEYYEFRLVREALIEREVLWGIAPHIIRPLRFVLPHHEGLRPAWMLRLGLFLYDHLGGRKRLWPTKTLDLTTDVAGRPLKAGYGKAFEYSDCRVDDARLVVLNARDAAERGAVIRTRTRAIAAERDGARWRVTVEHVRTGLRETVVAKALVNAAGPWVESFLTGATKTTPPARVRLVQGSHIVVPKLYDHDRAYIFQNADNRIIFAIPYEREFTLIGTTDQDYQGDPGAVRITPSEIDYLCAAASEYFRAPIAPSDVVWTYSGVRPLYDDGASAAQEATRDYVLHKDGGGAVPPLLSVFGGKITTYRRLAISALEELATDLPVLAAKTNWTATAPLPGGDFSPDGPVSLAESLWRSHPFLTPELAARLAAAYGTHARRILDGAATMADLGHEFGGGLTEAEIAWLRREEWAETAEDVLWRRSKLGLHLTEAERAAVAAHLGA from the coding sequence ATGACGGAGCGGGAATTCGACCTCTTCGTGGTCGGCGGCGGCATCAACGGCGCGGGCATCGCGCGCGATGCCGCGGGGCGGGGCGCATCCGTCATGCTGGTCGAGCAGGACGACCTCGCGAGCGCGACCTCCTCCTGGTCGACCAAGCTCATCCATGGCGGCCTGCGCTATCTCGAATACTACGAGTTCCGCCTCGTCCGCGAGGCGCTGATCGAGCGCGAAGTCCTCTGGGGCATCGCACCCCACATCATCCGGCCGCTGCGCTTCGTCCTGCCGCACCACGAGGGCCTGCGACCTGCATGGATGCTGCGCCTCGGCCTCTTCCTCTACGACCATCTCGGTGGTCGCAAGCGGCTCTGGCCGACCAAGACCCTCGATCTCACCACGGATGTGGCGGGCCGGCCGCTGAAAGCCGGCTATGGAAAGGCCTTCGAGTATTCCGACTGCCGCGTCGACGATGCCCGCCTCGTGGTGCTGAACGCCCGTGATGCCGCCGAGCGTGGCGCCGTCATCCGCACCCGGACCCGCGCGATTGCCGCCGAGCGTGACGGCGCCCGCTGGCGCGTCACGGTGGAGCATGTCCGCACCGGCCTGCGTGAAACCGTCGTCGCAAAGGCGTTGGTCAATGCCGCCGGCCCCTGGGTCGAGAGCTTCCTCACCGGAGCCACGAAGACCACCCCGCCCGCCCGCGTGCGCCTCGTCCAGGGCTCGCACATCGTGGTCCCGAAGCTCTACGACCATGACCGCGCCTATATCTTCCAGAACGCCGACAACCGCATCATTTTCGCCATCCCCTACGAGCGGGAATTCACGCTGATCGGGACGACGGACCAGGACTACCAGGGCGATCCCGGCGCGGTGCGGATCACGCCGTCCGAGATCGACTATCTTTGCGCTGCCGCGAGCGAGTATTTCCGCGCCCCCATCGCCCCCTCTGACGTGGTCTGGACCTATTCGGGCGTGCGGCCGCTGTATGACGACGGCGCCTCGGCCGCGCAGGAGGCGACCCGCGACTACGTGCTGCACAAGGATGGTGGTGGCGCCGTGCCGCCGCTGCTCTCGGTCTTCGGCGGCAAGATCACCACCTATCGCCGGCTCGCCATCAGCGCCCTGGAAGAGCTTGCCACGGACCTTCCGGTGCTCGCGGCCAAGACGAACTGGACGGCCACCGCGCCGCTGCCGGGGGGTGACTTCTCACCGGACGGGCCGGTCTCGCTCGCCGAGAGCCTGTGGCGCAGCCACCCCTTCCTGACGCCGGAACTGGCGGCCCGGCTCGCCGCTGCCTACGGCACCCATGCGCGCCGCATCCTCGACGGCGCCGCCACCATGGCCGATCTCGGCCACGAGTTCGGTGGCGGGCTCACGGAAGCCGAGATCGCCTGGCTGCGCCGGGAGGAATGGGCCGAGACGGCGGAGGACGTTCTCTGGCGCCGATCCAAGCTCGGCCTGCATCTGACGGAGGCGGAGCGCGCAGCCGTCGCCGCCCATCTCGGCGCATGA
- the glpK gene encoding glycerol kinase GlpK — translation MAGTGHKTVIVAIDQGTTSSRAIVFSPDMAVLAVAQQEFPQHFPASGWVEHDPEDIWTGVVTTVREALAKAGRTAAEVAGIGITNQRETVVVWDRASGKPIHRAIVWQDRRTSATCARLREEGHEALVQARTGLVIDPYFSGTKLAWILDEVPGARARAEAGELAFGTIDAFLLWRLTGSKVHATDATNASRTMLFDIHRGAWDEELCRLLRVPMAILPEVKDSACAFGTTDPALFGGAITIGGMAGDQQAATVGQACFRPGMMKSTYGTGCFALLNTGSEAVASRNKLLTTIAYQLGGKRTYALEGSIFVAGAAVQWLRDGLGIVKLAGETGALAAASDPNQEVILVPAFVGLGAPYWDADCRGAIFGLTRGTGPKEMARAALESVCFQTADLLGAMMADWPGAGGAGTVLRVDGGMVASDWTMQRLADLLDAPVDRPKVLETTALGAAYLAGLSQGVCPEPEVFAKGWALDHRFTPAMDGETRRLKLARWKDAVERTLTRR, via the coding sequence ATGGCCGGGACTGGACACAAGACGGTGATCGTCGCGATCGACCAGGGGACGACCTCCTCCCGCGCCATCGTCTTCTCTCCCGACATGGCGGTGCTGGCAGTGGCCCAGCAGGAATTCCCGCAGCACTTCCCCGCATCCGGCTGGGTGGAGCACGACCCGGAGGACATCTGGACGGGCGTCGTCACGACGGTCCGCGAGGCGTTGGCCAAGGCCGGGCGCACGGCGGCCGAGGTCGCCGGCATCGGCATCACCAACCAGCGCGAGACGGTGGTGGTCTGGGATCGTGCGAGCGGCAAGCCGATCCACCGGGCCATCGTCTGGCAGGACCGACGGACATCGGCGACCTGTGCGCGGCTGCGCGAGGAGGGCCACGAGGCGCTGGTCCAGGCGCGGACGGGCCTCGTCATCGATCCGTATTTCTCGGGGACCAAGCTCGCCTGGATCCTTGACGAGGTTCCCGGCGCCCGAGCCCGCGCCGAGGCGGGGGAGCTCGCCTTCGGCACGATCGACGCCTTCCTGCTGTGGCGGCTCACCGGCAGCAAGGTCCACGCGACGGATGCGACCAATGCCTCGCGCACCATGCTCTTCGACATCCATCGCGGCGCCTGGGACGAGGAGCTTTGCCGGCTGCTTCGCGTGCCCATGGCGATCCTGCCGGAGGTGAAGGACAGCGCCTGCGCCTTCGGCACGACGGACCCGGCGCTGTTCGGCGGCGCCATCACCATCGGCGGCATGGCCGGCGACCAGCAGGCGGCGACCGTCGGGCAGGCCTGCTTCCGGCCGGGCATGATGAAATCCACCTACGGAACCGGGTGCTTCGCGCTGCTCAATACCGGCTCCGAGGCCGTCGCCTCGCGCAACAAGCTGCTCACGACCATCGCCTACCAGCTCGGCGGCAAGCGGACCTATGCGCTGGAGGGGTCGATCTTCGTCGCCGGCGCAGCCGTTCAGTGGCTTCGGGACGGGCTCGGCATCGTCAAGCTGGCCGGCGAGACGGGAGCGCTGGCGGCGGCCTCCGACCCGAACCAGGAGGTGATCCTGGTGCCCGCCTTTGTCGGTCTCGGCGCACCCTACTGGGACGCCGACTGCCGCGGCGCCATTTTCGGCCTCACCCGCGGCACCGGCCCGAAGGAAATGGCGCGCGCGGCGCTGGAGAGCGTCTGCTTCCAGACCGCCGACCTCCTCGGTGCCATGATGGCGGACTGGCCGGGAGCGGGTGGTGCGGGCACCGTGTTGCGGGTCGATGGCGGCATGGTCGCCTCCGACTGGACCATGCAGCGCCTCGCCGACCTGCTCGACGCGCCGGTCGATCGGCCGAAGGTGCTGGAGACGACAGCGCTGGGCGCGGCCTATCTCGCGGGTCTATCGCAAGGCGTCTGCCCGGAGCCGGAGGTTTTTGCCAAGGGCTGGGCGCTGGACCACCGTTTCACGCCGGCGATGGATGGCGAGACGCGGCGGCTGAAGCTCGCACGCTGGAAGGATGCTGTGGAGCGGACCCTGACGCGGCGGTGA
- the hslU gene encoding ATP-dependent protease ATPase subunit HslU encodes MTDFSPREIVSELDRHIIGQKDAKRAVAIALRNRWRRLQLDESLREEVLPKNILMIGPTGVGKTEISRRLAKLANAPFLKVEATKFTEVGYVGRDVEQIIRDLVEVGIGLVRETKRKEVQAKAHLAAEERVLDALVGKTASPATRESFRKKLRDGEMDDKEIDIEVTAAPPQAMPMMDIPGGQIGIANLNDMLGKMMGGRTKQRRTTVKEAYEPLVQEEADKLVDQDNLVQEAIRLVENNGIVFLDEIDKICAREGARGGEVSREGVQRDLLPLIEGTTVATKHGPVKSDHVLFIASGAFHVAKPSDLLPELQGRLPIRVELKPLTREDFRSILTETEASLTRQSIAMMKTEGVDLVLTEDAVDAIADLAVEVNASVENIGARRLQTIIERVLDDISFTAPDRAGETVTIDGAYVRKTVGDLARNADLSRFIL; translated from the coding sequence ATGACCGACTTCTCCCCCCGCGAAATCGTCTCCGAACTCGACCGCCACATCATCGGCCAGAAGGACGCCAAGCGCGCCGTGGCCATCGCGCTCCGCAACCGCTGGCGTCGCCTGCAGCTCGACGAGAGCCTGCGCGAGGAGGTGCTGCCGAAGAACATCCTGATGATCGGCCCGACCGGCGTCGGCAAGACGGAGATCTCGCGCCGCCTCGCCAAGCTCGCCAATGCGCCCTTCCTCAAGGTGGAGGCGACCAAGTTCACCGAGGTCGGCTATGTCGGCCGCGATGTCGAGCAGATCATCCGCGACCTCGTCGAGGTCGGCATCGGCCTGGTGCGCGAGACCAAGCGCAAGGAGGTCCAGGCCAAGGCCCATCTGGCCGCGGAGGAGCGCGTCCTCGACGCCCTCGTCGGCAAGACCGCCTCGCCTGCCACCCGCGAGAGCTTCCGCAAGAAGCTGCGCGACGGCGAGATGGACGACAAGGAAATCGACATCGAGGTGACGGCGGCGCCGCCGCAGGCCATGCCGATGATGGACATTCCCGGCGGCCAGATCGGCATCGCCAACCTCAACGACATGCTCGGCAAGATGATGGGCGGGCGCACCAAGCAGCGCCGCACCACCGTCAAGGAGGCCTATGAGCCGCTGGTGCAGGAGGAGGCCGACAAGCTCGTCGACCAGGACAACCTCGTGCAGGAGGCCATCCGCCTCGTCGAGAACAACGGCATCGTCTTTCTCGACGAGATCGACAAGATCTGCGCCCGCGAAGGCGCGCGTGGCGGCGAGGTCTCCCGCGAGGGCGTGCAGCGCGACCTGCTGCCGTTGATCGAGGGCACGACGGTCGCGACCAAGCATGGGCCGGTGAAGTCGGACCACGTCCTGTTCATCGCCTCAGGCGCCTTTCACGTGGCCAAGCCCTCGGACCTCCTGCCGGAACTCCAGGGCCGCCTGCCGATCCGCGTCGAACTGAAGCCGCTGACCCGCGAGGACTTCCGCTCGATCCTCACCGAGACCGAGGCGAGCCTGACCCGCCAGTCCATCGCCATGATGAAGACGGAAGGCGTCGACCTCGTCCTGACCGAGGACGCCGTGGACGCCATCGCCGACCTCGCCGTGGAGGTGAACGCCTCGGTCGAGAACATCGGTGCACGGCGGCTGCAGACCATCATCGAGCGGGTGCTCGATGACATCTCCTTCACCGCGCCCGACCGGGCAGGCGAGACCGTGACCATCGACGGCGCCTATGTGCGCAAGACGGTCGGCGACCTCGCCCGCAATGCCGACCTCAGCCGGTTCATCCTCTGA